One Microbacterium esteraromaticum genomic window carries:
- a CDS encoding HSP90 family protein translates to MGADAQQFQVDLRGVVDLLSRHIYSGPRVYLRELLQNARDAIAARSEVDGGGTGIRITPLADDGGEFVLRDDGVGLTAAEVADLLATVGRSSKRDIFDMPRSDYLGQFGIGLLSCFMVSDRIVIRSRSARGGAAVEWTGSSDGTFRVVELADDLPVGTSVHLTPRFEHADLLRPAAVRQLAQDFGEFLPVRVTVGMPGGDVDITRPAPFLGEGDADAALAYGRDLIGATPMDVIEISEPATGTRGLAYVLPFAPPPNLRQATRTYLGRMLLSERSAEVLPDWAFFVRAVVDSTGLSPTASRESLVEDAALEHVRDQLGAGIRRWVLELGLTAPHLLTQFVAVHELGLKSLVRHDDELARFITRWLTVETTHGSIRVGDLVERHKHIRYARTVDEFRQVAGIVPASEVLVNGGYLYDADLIAGLPALFPDVTVEQIDVTGELDRLDPPPLDDREAAIALEARAGAVLAASGCGVIVRSIDRADLTGLYVADPRVLRAIDRGRTKGITGGLWGGVLSRVDDTVGGAGDDDLRARLCLNWSNRVVRTLAGVDDDAVFSRTVQLLYIQALLAGHHPLGDADRAMMTTALTDLVALSAGVRDDFPFDGLDLPDSLTEEL, encoded by the coding sequence GTGGGCGCGGATGCACAGCAGTTCCAGGTCGATCTTCGTGGAGTCGTCGATCTGCTGAGCAGGCACATCTACTCCGGCCCGCGGGTGTACCTGCGGGAGCTGCTGCAGAACGCCAGGGATGCCATCGCCGCCCGCTCCGAGGTCGACGGCGGGGGCACCGGCATCCGGATCACCCCTCTCGCCGACGACGGGGGCGAGTTCGTCCTGCGCGACGACGGGGTCGGCCTCACCGCCGCCGAGGTCGCCGACCTGCTCGCGACCGTCGGCAGAAGCTCGAAGCGCGACATCTTCGACATGCCGCGCAGCGACTACCTGGGGCAGTTCGGCATCGGACTGCTCAGCTGCTTCATGGTGTCGGACCGCATCGTCATCCGCTCGCGCAGTGCGCGAGGCGGTGCGGCGGTGGAATGGACCGGCAGCTCCGACGGCACCTTCCGGGTGGTCGAGCTCGCCGACGACCTGCCCGTCGGCACGAGCGTGCATCTGACTCCTCGGTTCGAGCACGCCGACCTGCTGCGGCCCGCCGCTGTCAGGCAGCTCGCCCAGGACTTCGGCGAGTTCCTGCCGGTGCGTGTCACGGTCGGGATGCCCGGCGGCGACGTCGACATCACCCGCCCCGCGCCGTTCCTCGGCGAAGGAGACGCGGATGCCGCTCTCGCGTATGGACGCGACCTCATCGGCGCGACCCCGATGGACGTGATCGAGATCTCCGAACCGGCGACCGGCACCCGGGGTCTCGCGTACGTGCTGCCGTTCGCGCCACCGCCGAACCTGCGGCAGGCGACGCGCACGTACCTCGGCCGGATGCTGCTCTCCGAGCGCTCGGCGGAGGTGCTGCCCGACTGGGCGTTCTTCGTGCGTGCCGTCGTCGACTCCACCGGCCTCTCCCCCACTGCCAGCCGTGAATCGCTCGTCGAGGACGCCGCCCTCGAGCACGTGCGCGACCAGCTCGGAGCCGGCATCCGTCGCTGGGTGCTCGAACTGGGGCTCACCGCCCCGCACCTGCTCACGCAGTTCGTCGCGGTGCACGAGCTGGGGCTGAAGTCGCTCGTGCGCCATGACGACGAGCTCGCCCGGTTCATCACCCGATGGCTGACCGTCGAGACGACGCACGGCAGCATCCGCGTCGGCGATCTGGTCGAGCGCCACAAGCACATCCGCTACGCGCGCACCGTCGACGAGTTCCGTCAGGTGGCGGGCATCGTGCCGGCATCCGAGGTGCTCGTCAACGGCGGCTACCTGTACGACGCCGATCTGATCGCCGGCCTCCCCGCGCTGTTCCCCGACGTCACCGTCGAGCAGATCGACGTCACCGGCGAGCTCGACAGGCTCGACCCGCCCCCGCTCGACGACCGCGAGGCGGCGATCGCGCTCGAGGCGCGGGCGGGCGCCGTGCTCGCGGCATCCGGATGCGGTGTGATCGTCCGCTCCATCGACCGCGCCGACCTCACCGGGCTGTACGTCGCCGACCCGCGCGTGCTGCGCGCCATCGACCGTGGACGCACCAAGGGCATCACCGGCGGGCTCTGGGGCGGCGTGCTCTCGAGAGTGGACGACACCGTCGGCGGTGCAGGCGACGACGACCTGCGAGCGCGGCTGTGCCTGAACTGGTCGAACCGGGTCGTGCGCACCCTCGCGGGAGTCGACGACGACGCCGTGTTCTCCCGCACCGTGCAGCTGCTGTACATCCAGGCGCTGCTGGCCGGCCATCACCCGCTCGGCGACGCCGATCGGGCGATGATGACCACGGCGCTGACCGACCTCGTCGCCCTGTCGGCCGGCGTGCGCGACGACTTCCCCTTCGACGGCCTCGACCTGCCCGATTCCCTCACCGAGGAGCTTTGA